TGAGAAAAGAAAGCTTACTAACGGCACTTGAGGTATTTAAAAATTTATTAAGATGAAAAATGACAAGGCAATCATAGGAGGAATAGGAAGAATTGGAGAAAACAAGGTAATGCTCATTGGACATAGGAAGGGAAAAGAGCTAAAGGAAAACCTTGTCTATAACTTTGGAATGGCAAATCCAGAGGGCTATAGAAAGGCAAAAAGGATAATGGAATTAGGAGCAAGGTTTAAAAAGCCAATAATTACATTCATTGATACACCTGGTGCATATCCTGGGATTGGAGCAGAGGAGAGGGGACAGGCTATGGCAATTGCTGAAAATCTATATACATTCTTTGAGCTTCCTTGTCCAATTATCTCTATTGTCATTGGAGAGGGAGGCTCTGGAGGAGCATTAGGAATTGGTGTTTCTGATAGAATCTTGATGCTTAAATATTCCATATATTCTGTTGCCTCACCAGAGGCTTGTGCATCTATTCTTTGGAAGGATGCAAAGGAGGTTGCTAAGGCATCGGAAAATCTACATCTTACAGCCCAAAGCCTTTATAAACTTGGGCTAATTGATGGAATTATTGATGAGCCATTAGAGGGTAGCCATAAAGACCCTAACAAAACAATAAAGAATGTAAAGAATGCAATTATTTCTTCCCTTAATGAGCTTTTATCTTATGAACCCAATATTCTTTTGGAAGAGAGGGCAAAGAAATATAGAAGGATTGGATTTTTCAAGAATGTGGAATAGTTTCGATTTTTATTTGCAAATTTAAGGATTTTTAGGTTATAATTAAAGGAGATTTATGAAGATTCTAATTACAGGAGGAGCTGGTTTTTTAGGGTCTCATCTTTGCGATTTCTTTATTAAAAAAGGGGCAGGGGTAATAGCTATGGATAATCTAATAACAGGAAACCTTGATAATATTTCGCATATAAAGGATCCTAAATTTAGATTTATAAATTATGATGTAAATAAATATATTGAAATAAAAGAAAAAATAGATTTTATTTTTCACTTTGCCTCTTGTGCCTCGCCAATGGATTAT
The window above is part of the bacterium genome. Proteins encoded here:
- the accA gene encoding carboxyltransferase subunit alpha, which encodes MKNDKAIIGGIGRIGENKVMLIGHRKGKELKENLVYNFGMANPEGYRKAKRIMELGARFKKPIITFIDTPGAYPGIGAEERGQAMAIAENLYTFFELPCPIISIVIGEGGSGGALGIGVSDRILMLKYSIYSVASPEACASILWKDAKEVAKASENLHLTAQSLYKLGLIDGIIDEPLEGSHKDPNKTIKNVKNAIISSLNELLSYEPNILLEERAKKYRRIGFFKNVE